A single region of the Deefgea piscis genome encodes:
- a CDS encoding rod shape-determining protein: protein MFGLLSGYFANDIAIDLGTANTLIYMQGKGIVLDEPSVVAIQQEGGPSGKKTILSVGTEAKKMLGRTPGNINAVRPMKDGVIADFTITEQMLKQFIKKVNPSRMFSSPPRIVICVPCGSTQVERRAIRESALGAGARKVELIEEPMAAAIGAGLPVEEATGSMVVDIGGGTTEVGVISLGGIVYASSVRVGGDKFDESIINYIRRNYGMLIGETTAEEIKKRIGSAFPGAEVREMEVKGRNLAEGIPRSFTISSNEILEALTDPLNQIVSAVKQALEQTPPELGADIAEKGMVLTGGGALLRDLDRLLMEETGLPVIVAEDPLTCVVRGSGKALEKLDKGGIGIFAND from the coding sequence ATGTTTGGACTTCTCTCTGGCTACTTTGCCAACGACATCGCTATCGACTTGGGTACAGCTAACACCTTGATTTATATGCAAGGTAAAGGGATTGTATTGGACGAACCGTCGGTCGTCGCCATTCAACAAGAAGGCGGCCCTTCAGGCAAGAAAACCATTTTATCGGTCGGTACAGAAGCCAAAAAAATGCTCGGCCGCACCCCCGGCAATATCAACGCCGTGCGCCCAATGAAAGACGGTGTAATTGCCGACTTCACTATCACCGAACAAATGCTCAAACAGTTCATTAAAAAAGTGAACCCAAGCCGCATGTTTTCATCGCCACCGCGCATCGTCATTTGCGTGCCTTGCGGCTCAACGCAAGTTGAGCGCCGTGCGATTCGTGAATCAGCACTAGGCGCTGGTGCGCGCAAGGTTGAATTAATCGAAGAACCAATGGCTGCCGCAATCGGCGCCGGTCTGCCGGTTGAAGAAGCAACGGGCTCAATGGTGGTGGATATCGGTGGCGGCACGACCGAAGTCGGCGTGATTTCGCTCGGCGGTATCGTTTATGCGTCTAGCGTGCGTGTAGGTGGCGATAAATTTGATGAATCAATCATCAACTACATCCGTCGTAACTACGGCATGTTGATCGGCGAAACCACTGCTGAAGAAATCAAAAAACGCATCGGTTCGGCCTTCCCGGGCGCCGAAGTTCGCGAAATGGAAGTCAAAGGTCGCAATTTAGCCGAAGGCATTCCACGCTCGTTCACGATCTCTAGCAACGAAATTCTCGAAGCCTTGACTGACCCACTCAATCAAATCGTTTCAGCAGTCAAACAAGCGCTCGAACAAACTCCACCAGAACTCGGTGCTGATATTGCCGAAAAAGGCATGGTACTAACTGGCGGTGGCGCATTATTGCGCGATTTGGATCGCTTATTGATGGAAGAAACTGGCCTGCCAGTGATTGTGGCCGAAGATCCACTCACTTGCGTCGTACGCGGTTCAGGTAAAGCACTTGAAAAGCTCGATAAAGGCGGCATTGGCATTTTTGCTAATGACTGA
- the mreC gene encoding rod shape-determining protein MreC, whose amino-acid sequence MQANQPAFFKQGPKPLTRVLIFSALSLALIFGDANYQWLGLARDKLSLALYPLQWLATTPINAVIEGGDFLQQQAQLVSENKALNNDKLAAKGMAMRLQALEIENANLRSLSIASENTPRRSQLTKILYNSRDPFAAKLVLDKGQQNQISAGQIVLDASGVVGQIVRVQPLTSEVRLLSDRNHMVPVIVARNQLRTVVYGTGRHAPLEVRNMAQNVDVQVGDQLLTSGIDSIYPAGLPVARVTRVERTTGNAFARIYSEPLAKIDQHRYFLILDAPAAPPPYPTEASAPKAKTK is encoded by the coding sequence ATGCAAGCTAATCAACCTGCCTTTTTTAAACAAGGCCCGAAACCGCTGACGCGTGTTTTGATTTTTTCTGCACTCTCGCTTGCGCTGATTTTCGGCGATGCCAACTATCAATGGTTGGGGCTCGCCCGCGATAAGCTGTCTTTGGCGCTATATCCCTTGCAATGGCTGGCCACTACGCCCATCAATGCGGTGATTGAAGGTGGCGATTTTCTGCAGCAACAAGCCCAATTAGTTAGCGAAAACAAAGCACTCAATAACGATAAGCTCGCCGCCAAAGGCATGGCCATGCGTTTGCAGGCTTTAGAGATTGAAAATGCCAATTTACGCTCGCTCAGCATTGCCAGTGAAAACACGCCGCGCCGCTCGCAGCTCACCAAAATTCTTTACAATAGCCGCGATCCTTTTGCCGCAAAATTAGTCCTTGATAAAGGCCAGCAAAATCAAATTAGTGCTGGGCAAATCGTGCTCGACGCCAGTGGTGTGGTTGGACAAATTGTTCGCGTGCAACCGCTCACCAGTGAAGTGCGGTTGTTATCTGATCGCAATCACATGGTGCCAGTCATCGTGGCGCGCAATCAATTGCGAACCGTGGTGTATGGCACAGGCCGGCATGCGCCGCTCGAAGTGCGCAATATGGCACAAAATGTTGACGTTCAAGTGGGCGACCAACTGCTTACATCCGGCATTGATAGTATTTATCCGGCGGGTTTACCAGTGGCTCGAGTGACTCGGGTTGAACGCACCACCGGCAACGCCTTTGCCCGCATTTATAGCGAGCCTTTAGCCAAAATTGATCAGCATCGTTATTTCTTAATTTTGGATGCGCCAGCGGCGCCGCCACCTTATCCAACAGAAGCCTCAGCACCGAAGGCCAAGACTAAATAA
- the mreD gene encoding rod shape-determining protein MreD: MPISRQLLRPAGVGFIFCSFVLAILINLLPWQATAMNFSPDFVALLIIYWALNQPRRVGVACAFFLGVLMDVANGNILGQHALAYSIIAYLALVRQRQLAIFPFWQQALIACALLLLSQAIMVSIRSIMGEPFVGWGYFTGSLFAAILWPPFSNLMLMYQRKDAPDEL, translated from the coding sequence ATGCCAATTAGCCGCCAATTACTTCGTCCTGCCGGTGTGGGCTTTATTTTTTGCTCGTTTGTACTGGCTATTTTGATTAATTTATTGCCATGGCAAGCCACGGCGATGAATTTTTCTCCTGATTTTGTCGCGCTATTGATTATTTATTGGGCACTCAATCAGCCGCGCCGTGTCGGTGTGGCTTGCGCCTTCTTTTTAGGGGTGCTGATGGATGTCGCCAATGGCAATATTCTGGGGCAACACGCGCTGGCCTATTCCATCATTGCTTATTTAGCTTTGGTGCGGCAGCGGCAATTGGCGATTTTCCCTTTTTGGCAACAAGCACTGATTGCTTGCGCGCTACTGCTACTTTCGCAAGCCATTATGGTGAGTATTCGCAGCATCATGGGTGAGCCTTTTGTGGGCTGGGGCTATTTTACTGGCAGTTTATTTGCCGCTATTTTATGGCCACCTTTTTCAAATTTGATGCTGATGTATCAACGTAAAGACGCGCCCGACGAATTATGA